Within Mycobacterium heckeshornense, the genomic segment CGCACCGGGCGCCAACCCGTCTTCAGCGATGACGTCCATCGCCCACTGCATGGTCTCGGCGAACCGCTGGTTGGATCCCTTCTCCAACGCACCGGTCCGCACCAGGGTTTTGTTGAAACCCGAGAACTGATACCCGCCCAGAAGTGCCACGTCGCGGGCGATGTACATGCCGTCGGCCCCACCCCTGCGCAGCGCCCGCTGTCCACGTCGCAACTTGTCGCGGTCGACCCAGTCCGGGGTGGCCTCAACGCCGGCGAAGAACGCGCGTAACGGCTCCGGTGCCTCGGGCACGCTGGCGATGCCCTCGGCAAGTGCCCGGTCGAACAGCGGACGTGTGTGCGGCATTCCCGCAGAAGACATCCACTCGACCAGGCGGTCCATCGGCTCGTCGCCGACGGTCAGCCGCTCACCGAGCCTGCGCCACTGCTGCGGCGTGGGCTTGTCCACACCCAACACCATGGCCGCCAACCGGATGCCGGCCGGGACCGCACGGGGTTGGTCGGGATGACGAGCAGGAATCGCCAGGCTCATCGCCGGATCTCCTCACCGCACAATTGGATAACAGCCGTAGTCCGAATGTAGGCTGCGGGTATGGTGCTGTCAATGAGACGCGCAGAGGTGGTGCGCGACTACGGCGGCGTCAGCGCGGCAGACCGCCGGGCCGAACGGCGCCGCAGGCTGCTAGCCGCCGGGCGGCGCATCTGGGGCGAAAGCGGAATCACCGAGGTGACCGTTCGCGGTGTGTGCAAGGCGGCGGGACTGATTCCGCGCTATTTCTACGAGCATTTCCCCAACCGGGATGCGCTGCTGTTCGCGGTCGCCGACGACGTTCGCGACGAATTGCTCGGCGCGCTGGTCGCCGCCGGGACAGGCACCCCCGGCACCCTCACGGACAAACTGCGCTCGGCGCTCAGCGCGTTTCTCGACATCATCGCCGCCGATCCCCATATCCATCGCATCACCACGAGCGACCTCACCGGCGTTCCGGGGCTGACCGAACACCGGACGCATGTGCTCGACATACTCACCGAGTTGGTCATCCATTACGCCCCCGACGTCCTGGGCGCTGACACCCCCAATCCCGCAGAGTTGCGCCGCGG encodes:
- a CDS encoding TetR/AcrR family transcriptional regulator, with amino-acid sequence MRRAEVVRDYGGVSAADRRAERRRRLLAAGRRIWGESGITEVTVRGVCKAAGLIPRYFYEHFPNRDALLFAVADDVRDELLGALVAAGTGTPGTLTDKLRSALSAFLDIIAADPHIHRITTSDLTGVPGLTEHRTHVLDILTELVIHYAPDVLGADTPNPAELRRGALFMVGGVNQIIEAWLKDPQETTTELAAACADLCVGVVRGVVTSYQHLAP